The Musa acuminata AAA Group cultivar baxijiao chromosome BXJ2-2, Cavendish_Baxijiao_AAA, whole genome shotgun sequence genome contains the following window.
ACAAAATCAGTACTTATCTGATTGACTGAAATTTTATGTTTCATATTCACAACTTATAAATGTTCAATATTAATTATACAACTTGACCAATGTTGGATGAGTACCTGCTTTCTCCTTCACTTGGTAAAACTGCAAATCCAAGTTCTTCAGTCAAGTAAAATTTCTTTGAGCAATGTGGTAGTCAGCTAGGAAACAGAATTCCTAAAGCCATATTTTTTCAGCAGTATAATTCTACATGCACAAAATAATTTCATCTTGTTCACAATATATGGCAGCGTTGGCCATGGTTATCAGTAACAGAAGCTTCATCTCAACTCATGCCTCCTTGAACATAAAAGGTGAATGCATAATTTGGAGACAAATAATATATTACGCATTAAGAGGCACAGAACAAACCAACAGTATCGAGGGCTCTGAGCACCAGATAGAAAACACAAACCTACAAAAGCAGAATATAAGGATATTAATTTAATCAAGAACACTATATGTCAAGGAAAAAGTCTTAAAAAATTGAAGATTTTGGAACAGAAAAATAAGAGCAGATGCATTTGTAAAATTGATACTTTATAATCTACTCAACTATGATATACAAAAAATACAGGTCTTTATCTGACTGCTTTTTCTGTCATTTATGGGTCAACTTTGACAAGAGAAGTGGcaacaacaagccataatgtctcaactatttgagTGGATTTTTTTCCCACCATTGAGCTCTATATAGGGGAATATCCATACTTCCATAGTTAAGTAAAAGACCAATTAAATCACTTCTTTTGTTTCTAGATAAATTCTCTTAGATCTTCACCTATCTCTTAGTGTACCATTACCACTAACATGTCGAACTATGACATCTATATGACACTTTTAAACATGTCCATATCATCTCAAATGTTTTTCGCTCACTTTATCTTCTATTATGGCTACACCTAATTGATTATGGATGACAATTTCTAATTTTGTTTTTTAGTCCCTCCATAAATTTACCTCAATAAAGACACGATGCTcatctttttatttatattgtctcTTGATAGTAgttatgaaattttattttaatcaaaagtGATGCCCCTTCTATTTCAATCACCTTGCTTTGGCTATATGAAGGATGTCTTCATCAATATTTCCTTCCCATTGAATAACAGATCTAAGATACCTAGAAATTTTGGTTACTGTAACCATTTTtccatttatcttaactgcacacTCAATTCTTCTACTGGTAACACAATATTTCCATTTAATACATTTAGTGTTAATCCTACTTAGTATAAAAACATTTCTCCAAAACTCCTTGTCAAAGAATAGATCTAGGATACCTAAAAATTCTAATTAtaagaacttcttttctattcatCATCACTACCTAACAGTTATTCTCTTAATATCGCTAAAATTGCATTTTAGACATTTGGTCCCAGTCCTTCTTAGTGTAAAAACTATAGAGTTTAGCATTTGTCCTTCTTAGTGTAAAAACTTTTAGCATTTGTCACAATAGTTCAATAATTCAGACTTAGAATTTATTTTAACCAAACTTTCATCAATCAAGACAATATTGTTAGCAAACAACTGCAGTTTTAATTAAAAGTTCGACAAAGTTATGTACGGCAAGAGAATATTTATAGTAAATGTAAAGGTGATGTGTGCACCTACAAACATATACACGTATAAAAATACAAGAATATATGTGATTGCACATACAGGAAGTGCAGATATATTTACATGGGTATAAAAAAGTTGTACACCAATAAAACCCTCACACACTTGCCATGAGGTAAATATatctacatacatcagctcaaAGACCTTCTGTCTATGACATCAATATCCATAATAAGAAAGACTATGTGATGGACCAAATCttcctacaaatgcaaatcatatGTATTCTACATGAAATTAAAAGAGTCTCATAGCTTATTTCCAATTTTTAACTGTAAACCTCATGTTTATGATCAACAAAATTGTGGATAGTAGGTCCATAGATGGATCACATTCTTCTATCAGGTTCGACTGCAAATCTGAACAGTGTCCTAGAAATCTGATGCACTTCATTCCAGTAATCGGAAGGATCAAGGAATAGCAGGTCCAATAATTGCTTCGATTAGTAATAAGACTTAACAAATTGATACAATAACAATAATATCCCATGTATTATAGCACAATAACGATACTGTTGGTAGCAGAGCATAGCGGTCGAAATAGGCGAACTGAATATTTGattcatattttatttgacttcaTGGACTGCATATTTGATTCTAGTTTCAAGCCGCTTCATAGCCATTACAAACATACTCGTGTATTCGAGGCGACAAGCAATGCGGTTGCATAACCACGACCACACGTTCAAACACATAGTTGAAAGGAGAAAACCTAACCGCATTCCTGAGAAATTAGCAGCATGGTTTCTAGCACATCTCCATAGACACGACTGATGTGATTCGCACTTGGGTATTCGTCAAAGAAACATGAGAAGAACATGTAAATCTGAAAAAGGCATGAAGCAGAAAAATCCGATCGTCGCAAGAAACGAAGCAACGAACAGGAGAGCGAGCGAGAGGGGACGGATCGAGGAAAGGGCGGGAGGGAAGAAGGGAAGGTGGGTACGCACGGCGTCGCGTAGCTGGGGTTCCAGCTGCTGGATGACGAGAGCGAAGCTGCGGGAGACCTTCTGGAGCATGGAGTAGGAGAAGGACCAGTGGGGCTCCGCCGGGATCTGGCGACGGATCCGGTCGGACGCCAGCTTCAGCTTCACCATCGGGTACACCTCGTCGGGATGCGTCACCATCGCTGCCAGcatccccatctctctctctctcctctctctctctctctctcgatacgGTCGGTGTGTTCAAATAGTACTCGAAAACCGAATGCCTTTCACGCCTTTCGAAGGCGTGTAGAACGTGGTCTTCGTGACGGGTTGTTCGCCGgtggtttttatttatttttttctcttatttttccgtAGTTTCGAACCGTTTGGTTTATCCAATAATTAAATCGACTTGATCCAATAAAACGAGGCTTCGAATACTGTCCGACACCGACGGGTATACATACCCGTCCAAATACCTATTCCTCTTCCATTTCACGGCCACAAACCCATTGTCTATTTCTCTTCGAGAAAGACATGTATATGAAATGATGATATTTTCCATCTGGTAGAGGATAATAGCAGCATCCCAACTGCAGCCAATAGTTCTATTAAGATTACAACAGCAAGTCTCCAGTTAATCTATTCCATCTGCTACACTGCTAGTTAAATTAACTATTGTGCTATTGAATACAGTGTAGTAATCCTATGTTCCTTCATGCTTAAACATTTCATTCCAAAGACTACAGCTACAACCACAAGCAGTGTCTACAAGACACCATCAACGGGTGAAACACACATCCAGAAAGCAAATAGAACTATGGGAAGCATTATAGTGCGCAGCCAACACATTCCACTTGTCCTCTCATGACGgaaaatgaatgaatgaatgagtgAAAAGAATGGTACAAGCGGGACTTTGGACTGTATAAGAAAAAGCAATAAATACATATGCAAACTCCAAAAATTAGATGACTTGCTGACATAAACCATAATCATCTAAGACAAACACACAGAGCGCAATGCTGCTTATTATACAAGAACCTGTCTGCAAGAAAAGATGCACGCTACAAGCTCCCATGAGATCTGAATGACGATATGGATTGTGCCGAGATGGATGCAGTTGGGCTGTTTGTTTCTCTCTCTCCATTGCCAACCCTTGTTCTACCGCTTATCCTACTTATAGTTTCTTGAGCAACTTCAAAGAACCAGTCATCGTTTGGAAGAGTACTGCATGAAACTCAGATGTTAGCTTGACCAAACAAGGCCTAAAAGCAATCTTAGGAACAACTTTATGAAATGCATGTTGTATATAAAACTAGGAATATGAGGCCATTGCATGCTATCTACAATAGAGAAGGATGTCTGAGACCATCAACCATACTGGAACCCATTTAATAATTTGTTATTCAAAAGGGATTTATGAACTTAAATTCCTCATAATAGTTAAACGTAGGAACTGTATTATACGTTAGTTTTTGGAGGGAGTTAGGGCCAAACTGAATTGAACATAACTTTACTTTTCTAGCACCTATGTTTAACTATTAAAATACTTCAATTACTACTGCTGGCATCCTTAACTGACTTCCTGATGGGCCTAGACACAGGTTTTAGATATTGACACCCATACCGGTACATACGAATTGGTATAGTTGGTACATTGGCACTGTTTGGTATGGTTGACACGCCTCTAGGCCAGTATGGTAAGGTTGGAAAATTTGGTATCAGAGACCATGCTGAACATTATGTTGATCTTGTACATTGGCCATTCATCGAGtccttttttttcattctttttcctcACCAATTGCATCAAGATGTTTCAATTTAGTGTTGCTGGTAAAACTACCATAGTAGGATTACATATAGTAAATGGAAATTAGTTAGCCATCACCAAAATAAAATTTATCACATACAGGATAAATATATGCTTAACAAATGTAAAATATGACCCTCTAACAGTTTATACATAGAGtaacaggaaaaaaaaagagcaaaaacaagaaaaatacTTGTACCAGTGCTGCAGTCACTAGATAACTGACCTATCTGGATCCATTCCAGTTGCAGAAAATGCAGCCATAGCTCTTTCAATGATGTCGATAACAACTTGATGCACATTTCGAGACAAGAAACGGCCTTTtccaaaaagaattataaattgCATATCTAGATAAAACTGCAGGAAAGGAAAAACAAGTCGACATTAAAaagtaatagaagataagaagtttCTGATTGTCCATAGTAATACAAAATATATGTTAAGGAAAACAGGATCAAGACCTGCTGAAGGCCAAGGGGACCCAAAGGTCTGTCTCCCTCTTCAATTTCCTCCCAGAAGCTCTGATCTTCTGAAAGCCATAGTATGACTGTCTCTGTGAGTCTCATCATCAACAAGGTAGCAAATCTTTCCCTACCAACAAACATATCTGAGGCAACGCTTGCCATTCGATTCAATTTGGCATATAGTTCCTAAGCAAATACAGTAGTTAGGAGCTTTTAGATTTTTGGAAAACCAGCCTGAAGAGAAACATGTATAAGCTACCAATTTTATAACCAGGTGCACATCAGCCTGTGAAGGACTCTTTTACAACCAAGTGCAAATTTTAGATACTTTAATACAAGCTTCACCAACTTACTAACTAAAAATCACAAATATCTAATCCATCATTCTCTCTCATTAAACCATGAGAATAGGTGATACAGTAAAAGATAACTTACATGAGTGATCAAGTTTTAGTAACCAATACTAATGCACATATCGTAATCTCATCTGTTAGGTACATATTAACTGGTAATATATGGTATGCCTTGGTACATTAACAAAAgattaaaaatgtttaatatgtcaGTATCAACCAAAATGGTCAATTCAGTGGTATATCAGGATACTATTAGACAGGTATGGTTCAATCAGTATAACAAGGCATTTGAAACCATGTTAATTCCATTCCAAAAGACATCCAATAAACTTTTATGATTGTTTATGCTTTATTTTCTCCAAATAATTTTCTATATAATTTGTGATCTTATTTTATTAAGTGAACTAAAATATTACTGATCTTTTGGAAAATAACTAACAAGCTGAAATTGAGGGTTTTAAAATCAGAAATCACTACATGGAAAGAAGCAACATTTGTGACTCTTGTAAAGGAATTACTTTGCCATGCGGCAAAGTACCTTCAGTGGCATATAGTAATACAGGATAAGTATTGTTCAAGTATTACATGATGTAATGCAATGCAACATTACTTggatttttcaagaaaaaaaaaacatcaaatgTAATCCAGAATTGGATTGTTTGATAAACCAAACATAAAAAAATGATGGAATCATCCATATTTCTTGAAGCAAATTCTATAGAGCAAGTTTACGTAACCAAAAAAGGATCCAAGTGTAACCTTGAAAATGGAAGAAACATCTCCCATGATAAATGTCTAAACATTCTGGTTAAGATACCTGAAATATTGGAGAAGGAGCCCACTCTAGCTCGTCAGAATTTAAATCCATGCTTATATACATTCCTGCACTTAGATTATTATCACCATCTTCTGTGAATATAAGATCAAGTGCATGCTGCCTACAAAAGCTATCTCGCAGCTTGTCAACAGATCGCTGCAGCTTTTTTTTCCATTCTCTTTGCTCTGGCACACGAGTGTTTCTATCTGAGCCTCGTCTACGAGAATCATCCATTCCACCAGCCTGATACATTGGTGAAAGCTTCATTGCTGCTCGAGGGAGCAACTCCTCTGCCaatagagatgcatttgctaataAACCTAATTGTTGTGTTTCAGTCTCTGCTATTCGAACAAGTTTGTTTACTGGACCATCCAAATTTGCTTCCTCCTCTATTGAACTTGGCAATGCGTTTATCAGAAGACCGATATATGAATTGAAGACCTTTAAAAGACCATCCACGGTGGAACCCCCTAGTTGCATACTTAAAAGTGGCCCTACATCCTCAAAGAAATCCTGCAAATTTATTTGAAATCAACTATGAACAGATGAACATGAATATATGATTTTACATATAATTTAATGGAAAAGCGAGAAATATAATAGCAAGTATGGACTAATCCTACTGCATCTAGTTTGATGGAGTCATAACCATGAAACATACTTAAATCATCTAATAGAATGCACACCACAAATAAAGTTGATGAAATGGTTCGATCTGATTATTTTTCATATGGCACCAGACAATATGATGCTACTTTCCTCATGTCCTTTGCATGCATCAACATGCCAACTACTAGTATCTTGTCTATTATGCACCAGGCCTTATAGACCAGGACATAGATAGTTGATTCAGAAAACAGAATGTTGTTCCCCCAATCCCAGCTTAGCTTAGTGCAACCTCTGGCTGGCGTGTGCAGCATAATACCCACAGAACAACATAGCCATCACACAGAAGGAAGAAATATAATATACATCatttaaaataaattgaaagTATCTGTTTGCTTCTTGTACATGTCAGTCTACTAAACTGGGAtggattattttaaataataatctaTCTTACTGGTAAATGGATTCAAGTTTTAAATTTTTGTCAAATACTGGATTCAACACCTTTCAAACTGGTAGGATACTGGTATACCAACCAGTACACCAACCTGTATAGCTTGGCACCACAAAAGAATAATGAAAAATATAGACTGGTACTGAGTTTTATGATGGGATATTGGATCTTGGTTGAACCACTAATAACACATACCAGTTTGACCAATAATAGAAACATTCGATATAGTAATATTAAGGCACGTATAATTGTTTATGCactaataatattagtaaaaacgATAAATTTGTCAAACAATGGCGAGCAATATAATAAGAGAACAACCATTTGATTCACCAGATTTGGAATATAAAGTGCACTCAATACCTAAATCTCACCTCTTCCCTTTGTTCCTATGCTCTCGGTCTGCCTTCTCATTTTCCTTCATGTTCAGACAATCAGAGCAATATAATATTAAAGGTAATAGATCAGTTCATTTAGGATCAATTCTGTTTGTGCATGAATTAACAAATTCACATAACATTACCCATTATAAGACTCAACTTGCAGCATTGCAGATGGCTACATTCAAATTGTGTCTGCATAAATGCAGAATGCTCGAGTGTGACACCATATTCATAGAGGTACACCAGTGTACGTCATGTAACAGAAGAAGATATGTAATTTACTAGGCAACCTTATGTATTAACAAAATGTACAATTAAGATAACAGCTAAGAATTTCTAACACATGATGATTACTTTAAGTCAGGAAAGACAAAAAAAGAGCCAAtattataaagtataaacaaacACCCATACTACAAGCAACATCACCATATATTATTGAGAAAATGGCATGAAGGGGGGGGGAGAGAGAAGGGGGGAGTGGAAGGGCAGGGaagaatggagagagagagatgttatcCAAAGAGTTATTTCTAATAGCTCCAATTTTTCAGTTGTTCAGAAACAGAAATAAATTGGACCATCAGAAACTAAAAGGAAGGTGAGCACTCTATATCTCTCTGTAGGTATAGAGTATAAACATATATATTAGCTTTTGCTTGTTCATGTGTAAATaatcttgaaagttgaaaccatATCATACGTACTCAAAAACCATATCATCGTGCAAAGTCAAACAAAATTAAACTGACATGAAAAGAAGAAACTTGGAAAATCACTAATCCCAGTGTAAATATAAGTCACCTGAACCATTGAATAGAAGCGATGTGCACTGCTTGAAAGTTTGGGTTGGATACCCACAACTGTAGAAGATATTCTATTTGATGTGCGTGCACCTGTAGGTGGATAAGTAAGTACCCAATCATCTGCAGCTGCTAAGGCAGCAGTACTCTCTTCAATTCTTTTTAAATTAGCATTTAATGCTTGCTCAACACTAGGCCTAAATAGTTTCAGAAGAACAGAAGAAAGTGACAATCTCCCACGAGCTTCAAGCATGGAACAATGTCCAATGGCTATCTGCACACATTCTGCAGCAGCTCGTAACCCTCCAGCTGCTGCCGATGAAGCTAATGCATGCCTCTTTACAAGATGTGAAAAGGCCTCTGCTCGCTTTGTAGACCATATGACCAGTTCTGATGCATACTCATCCCCAAAGACAGCTTGAGAGTCGTTCAGAGCCTGACCAATGGCAGAAAATACTTGCTGTGACAGAGCAGCAGTATATGCTCCTCCATATGAAGTACTAGTAGGATGAATAACTTGCATATTGTACTGAAGCCTCTGGTAATGAGCACTAAGCAGCAAACTGTGAGCCCGTGGACCATCACCAAGTCTTTtgagagcagcagcggcagcacgAAGTTCAACACCGTGGGTAGAAGATTGACAAGCAGCCTCAGCAAGTTGATCAGCTAACTTCTGACGATGTTCAGAAATAGCATTCTGCAATGATGAAAGTTCAGCAGTACCCACAGTTTGCTTTTGTTTTGCATCTATAACTAGATGTTCTGCTTCATCCAGAGCATCCAAAGCTTCATCAACTCTCCTTTCAGCCAGCAGAACTTCCAGCATATCGGGAAACTCCTCTACCCATTTTTCTAGATCTGAAGGTTCTCGGTCTTCCACATTTGAGATGTCATTTTCTCTTATGCTCTCAGAACCAGCAGACAGGGAATCAATGTTAACACCTTCGGCTAAACCATGAATTAAACCTGTCTGAGCTCCTAAAAGATTCTTTATAGACAAAAGCTCGCCTTCCAGATCTGATATTTCCTTTGATGTTCTGTATTTGGTATGTTAAACGCACAAAGAGTTTGCATCAATACTTATAACTTGTTCGTGTTGTATAATCAGGTAAAGCACACATCAAGGAAGCAAAACGAACTCAACAACACAAAACAAAAAGCAAGGTTCACCATACCGCAGCATACGGCTCAGTATGGGTGGTATATACTGGTTTGACAGAGGATCGATATGGGCAGTACATACTAGTCTGTCAGTATGCCCCACCATACCATCTGTTGATATATCAGTACGGCTCAATAAGTACTATACTAACGGTCGGTCGGTACACTGGTACGAACCAATAAGATGAACCATGACAAAAAGAACATATATTTTACATGATTCTAATAATTTTTCCTGCCAATTTGATATATTCCTTAAGTTCCTTTCTGATTTTCGCTGCATTATATTTCCAGTTTTAAATCGCACCACCTAAAACTCGGGTTAGTATTTATTTCCATTTTCTCTGTTTCCTTATGTGTCTACCTAATGCCAGTATTCTACATGGTCTCGTAATATGGAATAAACCATCTAAATAATAACCTTGAAATTGATATATAAATATTCACTAAAGAAGAAGGTTTTGCTCA
Protein-coding sequences here:
- the LOC135605779 gene encoding exocyst complex component EXO84B-like; amino-acid sequence: MASAKSSRSRASAPSGQVAAGVPHANGGGAGQEAGVQLADKLKIFKTDNFDPDAYVQSKCQSMNEKEIKQLCNYLQDLKRASAEEMRKSVYANYAAFIRTSKEISDLEGELLSIKNLLGAQTGLIHGLAEGVNIDSLSAGSESIRENDISNVEDREPSDLEKWVEEFPDMLEVLLAERRVDEALDALDEAEHLVIDAKQKQTVGTAELSSLQNAISEHRQKLADQLAEAACQSSTHGVELRAAAAALKRLGDGPRAHSLLLSAHYQRLQYNMQVIHPTSTSYGGAYTAALSQQVFSAIGQALNDSQAVFGDEYASELVIWSTKRAEAFSHLVKRHALASSAAAGGLRAAAECVQIAIGHCSMLEARGRLSLSSVLLKLFRPSVEQALNANLKRIEESTAALAAADDWVLTYPPTGARTSNRISSTVVGIQPKLSSSAHRFYSMVQDFFEDVGPLLSMQLGGSTVDGLLKVFNSYIGLLINALPSSIEEEANLDGPVNKLVRIAETETQQLGLLANASLLAEELLPRAAMKLSPMYQAGGMDDSRRRGSDRNTRVPEQREWKKKLQRSVDKLRDSFCRQHALDLIFTEDGDNNLSAGMYISMDLNSDELEWAPSPIFQELYAKLNRMASVASDMFVGRERFATLLMMRLTETVILWLSEDQSFWEEIEEGDRPLGPLGLQQFYLDMQFIILFGKGRFLSRNVHQVVIDIIERAMAAFSATGMDPDSTLPNDDWFFEVAQETISRISGRTRVGNGERETNSPTASISAQSISSFRSHGSL